TACATGAGTGTCGTACGTCAATAATCTGCGGTGCGTCACCATTCAGTTTGTGACCATTGGGTTTCAATTCGAACCCGCTCGTCGGGAACGCCCCCGTGAACAGGGCGTCGCGTGGCAATCCGCCGATCAGGTTTTGCTGCTGGCGAGAAGCTGATATCCGGGGATTCACGATTTTTTCCGTTCCCGTCGACAAGGATTTTTCGGGGCGAGGCGTATCAGGGAATCCCTTAGCTGCCGGAATCGGTTCTGAAGCGTCACCGCCTGTCATTATTCACGGGTGCGGGGCAGAGGCACGTTGTTGTATGGTTGCTGTCGAACCGTTGAACCCAAGATTGAAAGGATATCGCCATGCTGGACTGGAAGAATCGCGCGGGCAGTGCGCCCGAACGTGCCGCCGAGCCGAAATCCGCCGCCCGCAGCTATGTGGGCGGCCTGCTGTTCAGCCGCGCGCTGGCCACGCTGGTCGGTATTTACCTGTTGGTGACCATCGCCCTTGGCTGGTACTGGAGCGAAGAGCCGGCCCTGTTCCCCGTGGCGCAGAACGCCCAGCTGGCCGCCGAGAAGGAAGGCAAGCAGATGGTGGTCGGCTACACCACCGTCGAAACCCTCAAGACTGTCGCCGGCACCTTGCTTAACAAGCCGGGCGGCTACATTTCCAACGACCGTTTCCCGCCGGGCCTGTGGATGGACAACATGCCGAGCTGGGAATATGGCGTGCTGGTCCAGGTGCGTGACCTGACCCGTGCCTTGCGCAAGGACTTCGCCCGCTCGCAGTCGCAATCGGCTGAAGACGCTGATCTGGCCAAGGCCGAGCCGCGCTTCAACTTCGACAACAAGAGCTGGATCCTGCCGTCCAGCGAGTCGGAATACCAGGAAGGCATCAACTCCCTGAGCCGTTATCAGGCACGCCTGTCTGACCCGACGCAAAAGAATGCGCTGTTCTACGCCCGCGCCGACAACCTGAACAACTGGCTGGGCGACGTGGGTACGCGTCTCGGTTCGCTGTCGCAACGGCTGTCGGCCAGTGTCGGCCGGGTCAAACTGAACACAGCGCTGAAAACCGAAGTCCCGGCGGTGGGTGAAGTGCCGCAGGTCGACGAGGAAGTCGTCGAGACCCCGTGGATGCAGATCGACAACGTGTTCTATGAAGCCCGCGGCCAGGCCTGGGCGTTGTCGCACCTGCTGCGCGCCATCGAAGTCGACTTCGCCGACGTGCTGGCGAAGAAGAACGCCACGGTCAGCGTGCGCCAGATCATCCGTGAGCTGGAGGCTTCCCAGGAAACCGTCTGGAGCCCGATGATTCTCAATGGCAGCGGTTTCGGCATTCTGGCCAACCACTCGCTGGTGATGGCCAACTATATTTCCCGGGCCAACGCCGCCGTGATCGATCTTCGTCAACTGCTCAACCAGGGCTGAGTCATGAGCGACAACGCCAGAGAGGCGGCCCACCGCGCCGCCTCGGACGCCGAACAGATCGCCTGGGTCGACGAGCAGGACAACCTGCTCGGATCCCTTGTCCGTTCCGACTTGCGCGAGCGCGGGCTGATCGGGCGTGGCACCTACATCATGCTGTTCAACTCCGCCGGTGAACTCTGTGTCCATCGGCGGACCCTGAGCAAAGCCATTTATCCCGGCTACTGGGACGTGGCAGCCGGCGGTATGGTGCAGGCGAACGAGACCTACGCCGAGTCGGCGGCCCGTGAGCTGGAAGAAGAGTTGGGGGTGAGCGGTGTCGAGCTGACGGCCCATGACCATTTCTACTTCGAGGACCCCGGCAATCGCCTGTGGTGTTCGGCGTTCTCGGCGGTGTGGGACGGGCCGCTGATCCTGCAGCCGGAAGAGGTGCTCGAAGCACGCTTCATTCCGGTCGATCAGGTGATGCTGGAAATCGAGCAAAAGCCTTATTGCCCGGACTCTCTGGCAGCCCTGAAGCGCTATCTGAAGGCTCAACGAAGCGACGTCGCAAAGAACTCATAAATTGGCGCCGATTGGCACTTAGCAATCGGCGTTTTTGCCGTTACACTGCGCGACCTTTTCAAGCTGTGCCGGCCCGCTTTCAGAAGCAACCGGTGCAGTAGCGCTGCCCCTGCCTGAGTGGGGCTTCGCGGTCGATAGCCTTGCCCAAGGCTGCGATCAGTCTTTGTCCTCCCGAGAGGATTGCCGGTGGCCAAAAAAGCCGCATCCTTCGCCGCCCTGGGCGGCCTGGTATTTTCCACCGACGCAGGTCGTCATTGCCCGGAATGCAGTAAGCCGG
This genomic window from Pseudomonas kribbensis contains:
- a CDS encoding DUF2333 family protein — translated: MLDWKNRAGSAPERAAEPKSAARSYVGGLLFSRALATLVGIYLLVTIALGWYWSEEPALFPVAQNAQLAAEKEGKQMVVGYTTVETLKTVAGTLLNKPGGYISNDRFPPGLWMDNMPSWEYGVLVQVRDLTRALRKDFARSQSQSAEDADLAKAEPRFNFDNKSWILPSSESEYQEGINSLSRYQARLSDPTQKNALFYARADNLNNWLGDVGTRLGSLSQRLSASVGRVKLNTALKTEVPAVGEVPQVDEEVVETPWMQIDNVFYEARGQAWALSHLLRAIEVDFADVLAKKNATVSVRQIIRELEASQETVWSPMILNGSGFGILANHSLVMANYISRANAAVIDLRQLLNQG
- a CDS encoding NUDIX hydrolase; translation: MSDNAREAAHRAASDAEQIAWVDEQDNLLGSLVRSDLRERGLIGRGTYIMLFNSAGELCVHRRTLSKAIYPGYWDVAAGGMVQANETYAESAARELEEELGVSGVELTAHDHFYFEDPGNRLWCSAFSAVWDGPLILQPEEVLEARFIPVDQVMLEIEQKPYCPDSLAALKRYLKAQRSDVAKNS